The Piliocolobus tephrosceles isolate RC106 unplaced genomic scaffold, ASM277652v3 unscaffolded_17463, whole genome shotgun sequence genome contains the following window.
AGAGACTCAGGCTGCCCAAATCTTCAGGTTTCCTTCCTAGGCAGGTAGCAGAAGAGTTTAGacaagaaatttatttctgtggcataatacaaatggaaagaaaaccacTAGGGGACACATAGGAAGAAATaaggtttctgtttcttcctcaaGTGTCCCAAGTGCCATGGCAGCAGTGGCCTTCCAGGTTCATACATGGAGCAGGTTCTAGTAGGTCAGCCCAGCCCAACTGCACTGAGGTGAGGAAGCAGGCAGAAGACAGGAATGTGCATGTTGGCAGGATGGGCAGAGGGCACTCAGGGATTCTCAGTAAGTACAACTGACTGGAGTGTTTTTGGGTAGAAGGAAGAATTGAGTTGCAGCCAGGCGAAGACAGAGCACCCCCCCTGCCAGGAGCTCATGCTGAAGTAACACAGTGAGCCCCCGAGAATCTTGAATCTGTGAACATGGCCCAGACAGAATGGGCATGCAGGCAACATTCGGAATGCACAGGAAACACACTTCAGCCTCTGGTGGCCCAAACCAAGTCTGGGTGGGCACAGAAAGGCCAACATCTTGGGTAGGAGCCACCATTCAAGTGTAGGAGAGCAAGTTCAGGTCATAACAGCCATCCACctgaaatacaaaagaccatGAGGTCTGATCTGCTCAGGGCAAAGCAAGCCAAGCAGAGGGAAGCGATTACTTACATCAAAACGGCCGATCCTCGCGGAGGTGTGACTGGCCCGGATCATCTCTGTCAGTGCCCACATCTGCTGCACCTCGGAGGATACCCTGCTGGGGTCTGGGAGACCCTGCTCCAGAAGGATGGGTCAGTGGCCATGGGTCTCTCCCCAGCAGTGCCCTTAGGGCTCTAGAGAGGCCAACCTGGGCTAGGGGCTCTCCAGCTGAGACCAACAACATTCTCAGATGGCTTATGAAACGTGAGGTTAGGGCCTGTTGTAGCCCCACAACAGAGATGCCTCAAATCCCACAGAATACCCAAGAGGAAGATAACACCCAAGGGCCTTGGGCCTAGCCCCAGAATTTTACAGGAAGGGGTCCACCTGGCCTGTGCTGGACACTAGAGCCATTCACACATGGTTCTTACCTAGGGTGAGGGCTTACCTCACAGAGGAGTGCAGGTTGCTCACAGGGCACTGGGTGGGAGAGCCACTTGGGGAAGGTCATGGAGGGGCTCTGCAAAGCAAAGATGTACTGCCCTGAGTGAGACAAAGTGGACAGCTCTGGGACCAGATTCCAAGGTCCTAGGAGCAGAGAGAAGGGCCCCTGAGCCTCAGACACTGGGAAAACCCTATTTAGGGAGCCTACAGAGATCTAAAGGGGCAGTCAGACTACCTAAGTTCTCCTGCTGTGCAgacagagtcctcagaaacacAAGCTCAAAAGTGTCTCCCAGAACCTAAAGGCTCCAGCTCTGAAAGAAGCAGGTGGCCCCAAAGGTCAGGGGATATGGGGACATGGCCTCATCACTCATTGTAAGCTTCCAGCATTCACACCCAGCTAACCTCCATGAAGGCCCCATTCACAATCTTTACCCATTACCCACCCCACCACCTAGCTTTCCCAGTCACAGGAGCTTTCTGGGGAAAGGGCCAGCCAGCAGCTCAGCTAGTCACTTACCTTTGGTCCCTGCTGATAGATCTGCAGCTCCTCCACTGTGAAAGACAGCCACAGTGGTGATGGCTGCCGCAGAATCAGGCGTAGCTCCAATACTCTGGCCATGTCACACAGcatctgacacacacacataaggaCCCAGCAAGGACCCAGCTCACTGTCCAGAAGCCTCCCAACCAGCAATGAGCCAGAATGCTGCCCACCCCGCAGGCCTTTGGGAAAGAAGGAACAATAGTCCCTCCAAGGCACTTCCCTGAAAGCCACAGTCCAGGCCAGACTGGCTCCCTCTTCCCTCTTGGTATACTGACCCAATCCCCCCACCTCTGGTAAGTCGTCATCTGGGCTGCCCTGGCCATCCTGAGGCCCAGCTGACCTGATGCTTGAACAGCGATACATACTCCTGGGCTCCCTCCTCACTGTGTGGGTCGGGCATTAGACAGTAGTCCCGCAGGCAGGTCACCCACTTGGCAGGTGTGTGTGCAGAGGTGTGCTGACGGACACGGATGCTCAAAAAAGCTGTGTAGTAATTCTTAAATGTGATCTCCTGCAACTAGAGCACATACAACCCATTACTGCAAGTCAGACCCAGGCCCAGGGCCCGAAAAGCTCAAAGGTCAAAGACACtacctcttccttcccttttttttttttttgagaggaaatctcgctctgtcacccaggctggagtgcagtagcaagatctcagctcactgcaacccccatctcccaggttcaagccattctcctgcctcagcctcccaggtagccgggactacaggcatgtgccaccacacctggctaatttttttgtgtttttagtagagacagaatttcaccatgttggccaggatgctctcatattcctgacctcaggtgatccacctgcctcttccCCTTTGAATGTACTCTTCTACCGAACTAACAGTTTCAACAAGTATCACTGGGGCCCAAAGACAATTCTGCCTTCCTAAAGGTGCTCACAGTCTAAATGAGTAGGTCATGGAAACAAATCATGACTGCAGATCTTGCCACATGTCCAAAATGCTCCTAGAGAGCAGAGCTCTAACCCTGGAAGAGGCAGAAAATATACATATGAGGCCTGAAGGAGGAAGAGTTCACCAAGTGGACTAAGAAATGTAGAAAATGTGGACTGCGCACTGTagctagtactttgggaggctggggtgggcagatcatttgagttcaggagttcgagaccatcctgaccaacatagtgaaacccaatctctactgaaaatacaaaaaaattagctgagcatgtggcatatgcctgtagtcccagctactcgggaggctgaggcaggagaattacttgaacccaagaggtagaggttgcagtgagtcaagatcaagccactgtactccagcctgggcgataaaacGAGACTccctcttagaaaaaaaaaaagaagaagaagaaatgtagaTAATGTAAAAGTAGCATGTACAAAGAATTACCAAAGGGTGAGAGAAGCTGGTGTAGCACTGGAACAGCCAGTGATTCAGCTTGGCTACTGCAGTGGATCTTGTCATT
Protein-coding sequences here:
- the NICN1 gene encoding nicolin-1, which gives rise to MSRILVPCHVKGTVALQVGDVRTSQGRPGVLVIDVTFPSVAPFELQEITFKNYYTAFLSIRVRQHTSAHTPAKWVTCLRDYCLMPDPHSEEGAQEYVSLFKHQMLCDMARVLELRLILRQPSPLWLSFTVEELQIYQQGPKSPSMTFPKWLSHPVPCEQPALLCEGLPDPSRVSSEVQQMWALTEMIRASHTSARIGRFDVDGCYDLNLLSYT